One part of the Lycium ferocissimum isolate CSIRO_LF1 chromosome 8, AGI_CSIRO_Lferr_CH_V1, whole genome shotgun sequence genome encodes these proteins:
- the LOC132068309 gene encoding LOW QUALITY PROTEIN: scarecrow-like protein 30 (The sequence of the model RefSeq protein was modified relative to this genomic sequence to represent the inferred CDS: inserted 1 base in 1 codon): protein MKIDKGFMGLYDYEAGPTIKLEDDIGTFQSVVEPCNEGRSFFPDDNLRVSDNLVNRNVDISPFQSVMEPTTEARSFFPDPNLINNLRVSDSLVNSNVGISQFQSDVEPNTLVPSTADDFHEDYDFSDVVLKYINQMLMEEDIEEKNCMFQESAALQAAEKSFYEVIGEQYPPPLDHEKPSGLGHYTTEHSSFYSSGNDGSNRLLCPNWIHDLSEDDVSHVPRVPKDVYSLSSTVTDVPVDSPVSTLGVPEIFTDRESIMQFKKGVEEASKFLPTGYSLLADVRYNVVGKEQYEERKDAVVKYGEKQSPERSRGKKNAFHEYAVDSTGHVVVVAVDSTEGRNNKQSAVSAESTVRSEMFDRVLLCSAGKNESALRETLRAISRQKNALENSPLKGSNGKKKLQGKKKGIKRDVVDLTTLLTNCAQAVAAGNQRTANELLKQIRQCSSPLGDGMQRLAHYFADGLEARMAGSGTHIYKALITRPVSASDVLKAYQLPLAACPFRTMASFFSNKTIMNLAEKASTVHIIDIGIMYGFQWPGLIQRLSSRSGGPPKLRITGIDFPNPGFRPAERVEEXGRRLANYAGESFNVPFEFNAIAQKWETVKLEDLKINKGEVLVVNCLYRFKNLLDETVVVNSPRDVVLNLIRRLNPDVFILGIVSGGYNAPFFISRFREAIFHYSSLFDMLDAIIPREVHERMLIEKNILGWEAMNAIACEGAERIDRPETYKQWQVRILKAGFRQLPLDEEIMRMTTERFKVYDKNFMIDVDSEWLLQGWKGRIGFALSTWKAAY, encoded by the exons ATGAAAATTGATAAAGGTTTCATGGGGCTATATGATTACGAGGCAGGACCAACAATTAAACTAGAGGATGACATTGGTACATTTCAATCTGTTGTGGAACCATGTAACGAGGGCCGTTCATTTTTCCCTGATGATAATCTCAGAGTTAGTGATAATTTAGTCAACAGGAATGTTGACATTAGTCCATTTCAATCTGTTATGGAACCAACTACTGAAGCCCGTTCATTTTTCCCTGATCCGAATCTGATTAATAATCTCCGAGTTAGTGATAGTTTAGTCAACAGCAATGTTGGCATCAGTCAATTTCAATCTGATGTGGAACCAAATACGTTAGTCCCATCAACTGCAGATGACTTTCACGAGgattatgatttcagtgatgtgGTGCTTAAGTATATAAATCAAATGCTTATGGAAGAGGACATCGAAGAGAAGAATTGCATGTTTCAAGAGTCTGCAGCTCTTCAAGCTGCAGAAAAATCGTTTTATGAAGTTATCGGAGAGCAGTATCCTCCTCCCCTAGATCATGAGAAACCATCCGGGTTAGGTCATTATACTACGGAACATAGCAGCTTTTACTCTAGTGGAAATGATGGTAGTAATCGCTTATTATGCCCGAATTGGATTCATGATCTCAGTGAGGATGATGTGTCACATGTGCCTCGTGTTCCCAAGGATGTGTACAGTTTGTCAAGCACTGTCACGGATGTGCCTGTGGATTCTCCTGTGAGCACACTTGGAGTTCCCGAAATATTTACTGACAGAGAGTCTATTATGCAGTTTAAGAAAGGAGTGGAGGAGGCTAGTAAGTTCCTTCCAACGGGCTATAGCTTGCTTGCTGATGTGAGGTATAATGTAGTGGGAAAGGAGCAGTATGAAGAGAGAAAAGATGCAGTAGTAAAGTATGGGGAAAAACAATCTCCTGAAAGGTCGAGAGGGAAGAAAAACGCCTTTCATGAATATGCAGTAGATTCAAcagggcatgttgttgttgttgcagtAGATTCAACGGAAGGGAGAAATAACAAGCAGTCTGCAGTTTCTGCTGAATCAACTGTTCGATCAGAGATGTTTGACAGGGTGCTGTTATGCAGTGCAGGAAAAAATGAATCTGCTCTCCGTGAGACCTTGCGGGCTATATCAAGGCAAAAAAATGCATTAGAGAATAGCCCTTTAAAGGGATCTAATGGTAAGAAGAAGttacaaggaaagaaaaaagggatTAAAAGAGATGTAGTAGACTTGACAACACTCCTGACAAATTGTGCACAAGCTGTTGCTGCAGGTAATCAAAGGACAGCAAATGAGCTTCTGAAGCAGATCAGGCAATGTTCTTCTCCTTTGGGTGATGGGATGCAGAGGCTGGCCCATTATTTCGCAGATGGACTTGAAGCCCGGATGGCTGGTTCCGGTACACATATTTATAAAGCCCTTATTACACGGCCCGTATCAGCATCTGATGTATTGAAAGCTTACCAGCTACCGCTTGCTGCCTGCCCGTTTCGGACGATGGCTAGCTTTTTCTCGAATAAGACAATTATGAATCTAGCTGAAAAGGCTTCGACAGTACATATTATAGACATTGGCATTATGTACGGTTTTCAATGGCCTGGCCTCATACAACGTCTCTCTTCTAGATCAGGTGGACCTCCAAAGCTTCGTATAACCGGGATTGATTTTCCAAATCCTGGTTTCCGACCAGCCGAAAGGGTTGAGG ACGGGAGACGGTTAGCTAATTATGCTGGAGAGAGCTTCAATGTTCCTTTCGAGTTCAATGCTATAGCACAGAAGTGGGAAACGGTTAAACTCGAGGATCTTAAGATCAATAAGGGCGAGGTTCTTGTTGTAAACTGTCTGTACCGTTTTAAAAATCTACTTGATGAGACCGTGGTGGTAAATAGTCCAAGAGATGTTGTTCTGAATCTTATCAGGAGGTTGAATCCAGATGTTTTCATACTGGGGATTGTAAGTGGTGGTTATAATGCCCCATTCTTTATCTCACGATTCCGCGAGGCTATTTTTCACTACTCGTCGTTGTTTGATATGCTTGATGCTATTATTCCCCGGGAAGTACACGAGAGAATGCTGATTGAAAAGAATATACTTGGGTGGGAGGCAATGAATGCCATCGCATGCGAAGGTGCTGAGAGAATTGACAGGCCAGAAACATACAAGCAGTGGCAAGTACGAATTCTGAAGGCTGGTTTTCGGCAGCTTCCTTTGGATGAGGAGATCATGAGAATGACAACAGAACGGTTCAAGGTGTATGACAAGAATTTTATGATTGATGTAGATAGTGAATGGCTACTGCAGGGATGGAAGGGTCGTATCGGATTTGCACTTTCAACATGGAAGGCAGCTTATTAA
- the LOC132066316 gene encoding uncharacterized protein LOC132066316 produces the protein MASIKFEVANFDGRSNNFNIWKIKIMALLWRKGLVYALDDSYPENTKEAEKQKIEMDSFSAIQLSLLDSVLYEVSTEKTVASLRKKLEDLYQKKSVTTRMLLRQRLHTFKMKTAMDLTHADIKVGDEELACTLLFSLSPAYKDVVNSMIYSKEVVMLQVVRHALNSDELRNNINNGEKEDYGEGLTVRGCSSQRGKGKSVARSKSRKKNLISLGTLDKLGYKHAGEVGICKVTKGSMVMLKAKLEGSLYVLVDNTILGSIQGWKRYLLTFIDDFSHKVWVYFLKAKSDVIENFINWKTLIENQCDRKIKCLRINNGLEFCNKEFDNFCKIHGVLRHRTVPKEFWAEAVNTVCYVVNRSPASAIEFKTPNKKVLTTETMEENVKFIEQEDQVTQVESDNVKSHTLVPEGKTYSIAIGRDKRTPKPNSKYYPQPSQTNLVAYALATADEEIKDLEPSSYTEATVW, from the exons ATGGCATCTATAAAGTTTGAGGTAGCGAATTTTGATGGGCGAAGTAATAACTTCAACATCTGGAAGATCAAGATCATGGCGTTGTTATGGAGAAAAGGATTAGTCTATGCTTTGGACGACTCGTATCCCGAAAATACGAAAGAGGCCGAGAAACAGAAGATTGAGATGGATTCGTTTAGCGCAATTCAATTATCCTTATTAGACAGCGTGTTATATGAAGTTAGTACCGAGAAAACAGTTGCGAGTTTacggaagaaacttgaagatctCTACCAGAAGAAATCAGTAACAACTAGAATGTTGTTAAGGCAACGTTTACACACCTTCAAGATGAAGACAG CTATGGATCTTACTCATGCTGATATTAAAGTGGGAGATGAAGAACTAGCGTGCACTTTACTATTTTCATTATCACCAGCGTACAAAGACGTAGTTAATTCAATGATATACAGTAAGGAGGTGGTCATGTTACAGGTGGTAAGACATGCATTGAATTCGGATGAATTAAgaaacaatatcaacaatggtGAGAAAGAGGACTATGGTGAGGGTTTGACGGTTAGAGGTTGCTCGAGCCAAAGAGGGAAAGGCAAATCAGTAGCAAGGTCAAAGTCTAGGAAAAAG aatctgATCTCTCTTGGTACTCTTGATAAGCTCGGATATAAGCATGCGGGTGAAGTTGGAATCTGCAAGGTGACCAAGGGTTCCATGGTCATGTTAAAGGCCAAACTGGAGGGTAGTCTTTATGTACTTGTGGACAACACCATTCTAG GTTCCATCCAAGGGTGGAAGAGGTATCTTCTTactttcattgatgatttttcacACAAGGTTTGGGTATACTTCTTAAAGGCTAAAAGTGATGTCATTGAGAATTTCATAAactggaagacattaattgaaAATCAGTGTGACAGAAAGATTAAGTGTCTTCGAATAAATAATGGCTTGGAGTTTTGCAATAAAGAATTTGACAATTTCTGCAAGATTCATGGTGTATTGAGACATAGAACT GTGCCTAAGGAGTTCTGGGCGGAAGCAGTAAATACTGTTTGTTATGTTGTTAATCGTTCTCCAGCATCGGCGATTGAATTCAAAACTCCAAATAAG AAAGTTCTTACAACAGAAACGATGGAGGAAAATGTGAAATTCATCGAGCAGGAGGATCAAGTGACTCAGGTGGAGTCAGATAATGTAAAATCTCACACATTAGTACCTGAAGGTAAAACATACAGTATAGCTATTGGAAGGGACAAACGAACCCCGAAGCCTAATTCAAAATACTATCCTCAGCCTTCGCAAACTAATCTTGTGGCCTATGCATTAGCTACTGCCGATGAGGAAATAAAGGATCTGGAACCCTCAAGCTATACAGAAGCTACTGTGTGGTGA